AGCCGTTCATTAGCATATAGCATGATATATATGTAATGTGGCAATCAAGCGAGACTGACACGCACGACCGTACCTGCGGCGATTAACTGGGGCGTACCTCCTCTCGCTTTTTCTATGAAAATATTTGAAGTAGCTTGAAGATCATGGCTATTGATGCACCACCAAAAAGCATTTTTAATATGACTGGTTTAAAAGCTTCGCTCACTCTATCCATAAGATAGTCACCTCCATTATTTATAGGACTAAAGTTCGATACCAAAAGAGGGAATTCCTTCCTTTGTGACGAATACAGACCTATACGATCATATTAGCGGAGGGGTTACAAATGGCAAGAAGAAAGAGTGAGGCAAAGCAGGAAAAGGAGTTTTTCCAAGGGTTGGTGGGCTTAGCAGCAATGGGATTAGCACTCGGAGGATACTATTTAACCAAAACTATACAAGGTGCTATAGTTGGCGCTGCTGTCGGTGTGGCTATTGTAGTTGCATTGATGATTGTGGTAGGGCAGAAGCGGGCTGAGCGCTTGAAAAATCTGGTATTGCTGAGATTGATAAAATGGAAGGTGTACAATTTGAACAATATCTTGGCCATCTCTTCCGTTCTCAAGGATACAAAGCTGAAGTTACACAAGCAGCCGGTGATTACGGTGCTGATCTGGTCCTTTCCAAAGACGGGAAGCGAATTGTTGTCCAGGCTAAGCGGTACAGAAAGAACGTTGGATTGAAGGCAGTGCAAGAAGTTCGTGGAGGTGTTTCACATTATGGCGCTTCGG
The window above is part of the Paenibacillus sp. FSL H8-0048 genome. Proteins encoded here:
- a CDS encoding restriction endonuclease, whose product is MEGVQFEQYLGHLFRSQGYKAEVTQAAGDYGADLVLSKDGKRIVVQAKRYRKNVGLKAVQEVRGGVSHYGASATWVVTNREYTEQAYKLAKSNNVRP